In Plasmodium falciparum 3D7 genome assembly, chromosome: 13, the following are encoded in one genomic region:
- a CDS encoding SAM dependent methyltransferase, putative, giving the protein MYCLNFYNVYIFNNLKRKLFNSQILKRGISDVCESKIITLTKSKEYDKFKIYRNNIYNNIYENQILHGVKVHNVDSKGYGEIALHVTRKHSLFFLKYFLLIPEEQVNIKVLQINKKKEKISFQVLCKTKKSKYEITPQCEHFSKCGGCMFQHIDYNFEKQLKRNLLISLCEKYNINILYSNQNYLQDDHNFVTLNEKKEQDLIEISQIKSEYINDNINNEDQDDSENANIMEERYLNNNNYKVINKNIIYDEEDEKHEFKNNDNNIIDNEYNNITIQKENGNKKKLHNIYQKEKNNEEKRNIYYAKLYNFIYSNDYNYRNKSSINFCVTDHLSIGFYKKNSYEICDINNCYIHDKYIQDIYTQIKNEIKEHFIKNNIYIFNKINNNGYLKSVDIKISDYNKEKQILINFIGYTLTNTQTKKNLITIANNLALKNPMIKGVLYNEQKNKLKQNKKEILLYGQNHIYHSYNKYIYKLGANTFFQPNQYLNQYIIRIISKIIEKYKINSSNTCLYDLFCGIGFYSIPLANLFDHVISIDYSIDNIKSLEENINLNKIKNIRCIQMDLFNQHNLKQINLHIRRYIVNTVKEKKIDLYDKIKEYIRLTFIQTNNENILVENIQKIQSPYSTLPRYIYEQLNNFNTNTFKENNDNIITKDIFKNPNVHNDEYINNNNNNDMEYSNDNDMIKFKQNEFVMPSPDLIIVNPPRKGCGKVFRRWIRGLCCKHIIYVSCNVHSQFKDISHLINLGYIIKDIIPLDTFPRTPHFETIVYLKLDCKKVHHSKEEILQFEMNEIKNKKKFKQE; this is encoded by the exons ATGTATTGTTTAAATTTCTATAATGTTTACATTTTCAACAATTTGAAAAGAAAACTTTTTAATTCTCAAATATTGAAAAGGGGAATTAGTGATGTATGTGAaagtaaaataataacacTTACAAAAAGTAAGGAATATGATAAGTTCAAAAtttatagaaataatatatataataatatatatgagaaTCAAATCCTTCATGGTGTAAAA GTACACAATGTTGATTCAAAAGGATATGGAGAAATTGCACTGCATGTTACAAGAAAacattcattattttttttgaaatattttttattaattccgGAGGAACAGGTGAATATAAAAGTCCTACAgattaataagaaaaaagagaAGATAAGCTTTCAAGTATTATGCAAAACCAAAAAGagtaaatatgaaataacaCCACAATGTGAACATTTTTCTAAATGTGGAGGATGTATGTTTCAGCACATtgattataattttgaaaaaCAGCTAAAGAGGAATTTATTGATTTCCTTatgtgaaaaatataatataaatattttatatagtaatcaaaattatttacaaGATGATCATAATTTTGTTACATtgaatgaaaaaaaggaaCAAGATTTAATTGAAATATCACAAATTAAAtctgaatatataaatgataatataaataatgaggaTCAAGACGATTCGGAAAATGCAAATATTATGGAAGAAAGAtatctaaataataataactataaagttataaataagaatattatatatgacgaagaagatgaaaaacatgaattcaaaaataatgataataatataatagataacgaatacaataatataacaatacaaaaagaaaatggaaataaaaagaaactacataatatttatcaaaaggaaaaaaataatgaagaaaagagaaatatatattatgcgaaattatataactttatatattcaaatgattataattacCGAAATAAATCATCTATTAATTTTTGTGTAACTGATCATTTATCCATaggattttataaaaaaaatagttaTGAAATttgtgatataaataattgttatattcatgataaatatatacaagatATTTATACCCagattaaaaatgaaataaaagaacattttataaaaaataatatctatatatttaataaaataaataataatggatATCTTAAAAGTgtagatataaaaattagtgattataataaagaaaaacaaatattaataaattttataggTTATACATTAACAAATACTCAAACTAAAAAAAATCTAATAACCATAGCAAACAATTTAGCATTAAAAAATCCAATGATCAAAGGTGTCTTATATAATGAacagaaaaataaattaaagcaaaacaaaaaagaaatattattatatgggcaaaatcatatatatcattcatataataaatatatatataaattaggAGCCAATACATTTTTCCAGCCAAATCAATATTTAaatcaatatattattagaataatttctaaaataattgaaaaatataaaattaattcttCAAATACAtgtttatatgatttattcTGCGGTATTGGTTTTTATTCCATACCTCTTGCAAATTTATTTGATCATGTTATTAGTATTGATTATTctatagataatataaaatcattagaagaaaatattaatctaaataaaattaaaaatattagatGTATACAAATGGATCTATTTAATCAACATaatttaaaacaaataaacttACACATAAGAAGATATATTGTTAACACtgttaaagaaaaaaaaattgatttatatgataaaataaaagaatatattagatTAACATTTATACAgacaaataatgaaaatattcttGTGGAAAACATACAG aaaattCAGTCCCCATATAGTACTTTACCACGTTATATTTATGAACAATTAAACAATTTCAATACTAACACATTTaaggaaaataatgataatattataacaaaagatatttttaaaaatccTAATGTTCAtaatgatgaatatataaataataataataataatgatatggaATATTCGAATGACAACGATATGATCAAATTTAAACAAAATG AATTCGTGATGCCAAGTCCAGACTTGATAATTGTTAACCCCCCCCGAAAAGGATGTGgaaaa GTATTTAGAAGGTGGATAAGAGGACTATGTTGCAAgcatataatttatgtatCATGCAATGTGCACAGTCAATTTAAGGATATCAGTCATTTGATTAATTTAGG ttatattataaaagatattataCCCTTGGACACATTCCCAAGAACTCCCCATTTTGAAACAAtagtttatttaaaattggATTGTAAGAAG GTTCATCATAGTAAGGAAGAAATACTACAATTCGAGAtgaatgaaattaaaaataagaaaaaatttaaacAAGAATAA
- a CDS encoding 26S protease regulatory subunit 10B, putative, with the protein MDNKESIKLYVKKVIEHREIESKVKKLRLDIKELNKKYEKTEDNLKALQSVGQIIGQVLKQLEDEKFIVKASSGPRYVVGCKSKINKSKLVIGTRVSLDMTTLTVMKRLPCEVDPLVFNMISDIDKSENSTNKVNYNQIGGLSEQIRQMREVVELPILNPYLYKRVGIKTPKGVLLYGPPGTGKTLLARAMASNINCNFMRIVVSAIVDKYIGESARIIREMFNYAKEHQPCIIFMDEIDAIGGRRFSQGTSADREIQRTLMELLNHLDGFEELGNVKIIMATNRPDVLDPALVRPGRLDRKIEIPLPNETARIEILKIHANKMTKLGDIDYESVCRLCDGFNGADLRNVCTEAGMFAIRAMRDYVIEEDFYKAARKISEGKKLEGKIEYEKI; encoded by the coding sequence ATGGATAACAAGGAAAGCATAAAATTGTATGTGAAGAAAGTTATTGAACACAGAGAAATTGAGAGTAAAGTAAAGAAGTTAAGATTAGATATAAAAgagttaaataaaaaatatgagaaAACTGAAGATAATTTAAAGGCCTTACAAAGTGTAGGTCAAATAATAGGACAAGTATTAAAACAGCTAGAAGATGAGAAATTTATTGTGAAAGCTTCTAGTGGTCCTAGATATGTAGTAGGATGTAAAtctaaaattaataaaagtaaattaGTAATAGGTACAAGAGTATCATTAGATATGACAACATTAACGGTTATGAAAAGATTACCATGTGAAGTGGATCCTTTAGTTTTTAATATGATAAGTGATATAGATAAAAGTGAAAATAGTACAAACAAAGTTAATTATAATCAAATAGGTGGGTTAAGTGAGCAGATAAGACAGATGAGAGAAGTAGTAGAGTTACCTATACTTAAtccttatttatataaaagagtTGGAATAAAAACACCTAAAggtgttttattatatggtcCTCCAGGTACAGGGAAAACATTATTAGCAAGAGCAATGGCATCTAACATTAATTGTAATTTTATGAGAATTGTTGTATCAGCTATtgtagataaatatataggaGAAAGTGCACGTATTATTAGAGAGATGTTTAATTATGCAAAGGAACATCAAccatgtattatttttatggatGAAATTGATGCTATAGGAGGTAGAAGATTTTCTCAAGGTACTTCAGCTGATAGAGAAATACAGAGAACGCTTATGGAATTATTAAATCACCTAGATGGATTTGAAGAATTAGGTAATGTCAAAATTATTATGGCTACTAATCGACCAGATGTATTAGATCCTGCTTTAGTTAGACCAGGAAGATTAGATAGAAAAATTGAAATACCATTACCAAATGAAACAGCCAGAATAGAAATACTTAAAATACATGCTAATAAAATGACTAAACTAGGAGATATAGATTATGAATCTGTATGTAGATTGTGTGATGGATTTAATGGTGCTGATTTAAGAAATGTTTGTACGGAAGCTGGTATGTTTGCAATTAGAGCTATGAGGGATTATGTTATAGAGGAAGATTTTTATAAAGCTGCCAGAAAAATAAgtgaaggaaaaaaattagaGGGTAAAAttgaatatgaaaaaatataa